One part of the Arabidopsis thaliana chromosome 4, partial sequence genome encodes these proteins:
- the BAT1 gene encoding HXXXD-type acyl-transferase family protein (HXXXD-type acyl-transferase family protein; FUNCTIONS IN: transferase activity, transferring acyl groups other than amino-acyl groups, transferase activity; INVOLVED IN: biological_process unknown; LOCATED IN: nucleus; EXPRESSED IN: 9 plant structures; EXPRESSED DURING: 6 growth stages; CONTAINS InterPro DOMAIN/s: Transferase (InterPro:IPR003480); BEST Arabidopsis thaliana protein match is: HXXXD-type acyl-transferase family protein (TAIR:AT5G41040.1); Has 2584 Blast hits to 2554 proteins in 136 species: Archae - 0; Bacteria - 2; Metazoa - 0; Fungi - 40; Plants - 2539; Viruses - 0; Other Eukaryotes - 3 (source: NCBI BLink).), which produces MPMLMATRIDIIQKLNVYPRFQNHDKKKLITLSNLDRQCPLLMYSVFFYKNTTTRDFDSVFSNLKLGLEETMSVWYPAAGRLGLDGGGCKLNIRCNDGGAVMVEAVATGVKLSELGDLTQYNEFYENLVYKPSLDGDFSVMPLVVAQVTRFACGGYSIGIGTSHSLFDGISAYEFIHAWASNSHIHNKSNSKITNKKEDVVIKPVHDRRNLLVNRDAVRETNAAAICHLYQLIKQAMMTYQEQNRNLELPDSGFVIKTFELNGDAIESMKKKSLEGFMCSSFEFLAAHLWKARTRALGLRRDAMVCLQFAVDIRKRTETPLPEGFSGNAYVLASVASTARELLEELTLESIVNKIREAKKSIDQGYINSYMEALGGSNDGNLPPLKELTLISDWTKMPFHNVGFGNGGEPADYMAPLCPPVPQVAYFMKNPKDAKGVLVRIGLDPRDVNGFSNHFLDC; this is translated from the exons ATGCCCATGTTAATGGCGACACGTATCGATATAATCCAAAAGCTTAATGTATATCCAAGGTTTCAAAACCATGACAAGAAGAAACTAATCACTCTCTCCAATTTGGACCGTCAGTGTCCTTTACTCATGTACTCTGTCTTCTTCTACAAGAATACCACAACTCGTGACTTTGACTCCGTCTTCTCCAACCTGAAGCTCGGGCTGGAGGAGACTATGTCTGTGTGGTATCCCGCGGCAGGGAGACTGGGTTTGGACGGAGGTGGCTGCAAGCTCAACATCCGGTGTAACGATGGTGGCGCAGTCATGGTGGAGGCGGTGGCGACAGGTGTCAAGTTGTCCGAGCTTGGTGATTTGACTCAGTACAATGAGTTTTATGAGAATTTAGTTTACAAGCCTTCCTTGGATGGTGATTTCTCTGTGATGCCTCTTGTTGTTGCTCAG GTGACAAGATTTGCATGTGGAGGTTACTCAATTGGAATCGGTACAAGCCACTCTCTATTTGATGGAATCTCAGCTTACGAATTCATTCACGCGTGGGCCTCCAACTCTCACATTCACAACAAATCCAACAGCAAGATTACTAATAAAAAGGAAGATGTGGTCATCAAACCGGTTCATGATCGACGAAATCTACTGGTTAACCGGGATGCTGTCCGAGAAACCAATGCTGCAGCCATTTGTCATCTGTACCAGTTGATCAAACAGGCGATGATGACCTATCAGGAGCAAAACCGTAACTTAGAGTTACCAGACTCTGGTTTTGTGATCAAAACGTTCGAGCTTAATGGCGATGCGATAGAAAgcatgaagaagaaatcactAGAAGGGTTCATGTGCTCCTCCTTTGAGTTTCTTGCTGCTCATTTGTGGAAG GCAAGAACAAGGGCTTTAGGGTTGAGGAGAGACGCCATGGTGTGTTTACAATTCGCAGTGGACATAAGGAAAAGAACGGAGACACCGCTGCCAGAAGGGTTTTCCGGCAACGCATACGTGCTTGCCTCGGTGGCATCCACCGCCAGAGAATTACTTGAAGAGCTAACACTCGAGTCAATAGTCAACAAGATCAGAGAAGCCAAGAAATCAATTGACCAAGGTTACATAAACTCTTACATGGAAGCACTCGGAGGTAGTAATGACGGAAATCTCCCTCCTCTCAAAGAGCTAACCCTAATCTCCGACTGGACAAAAATGCCATTTCACAATGTTGGCTTTGGCAACGGCGGCGAGCCAGCGGATTACATGGCCCCACTGTGTCCACCGGTGCCACAAGTTGCTTATTTCATGAAGAACCCTAAAGATGCCAAAGGTGTTCTTGTGAGGATTGGCTTGGACCCACGAGATGTTAATGGCTTTTCAAATCATTTCCTTGATTGCTAA
- the RR10 gene encoding response regulator 10 (response regulator 10 (RR10); CONTAINS InterPro DOMAIN/s: Response regulator, plant B-type (InterPro:IPR017053), Myb-like DNA-binding domain, SHAQKYF class (InterPro:IPR006447), CheY-like (InterPro:IPR011006), Homeodomain-like (InterPro:IPR009057), Myb, DNA-binding (InterPro:IPR014778), Signal transduction response regulator, receiver domain (InterPro:IPR001789), HTH transcriptional regulator, Myb-type, DNA-binding (InterPro:IPR017930), Homeodomain-related (InterPro:IPR012287); BEST Arabidopsis thaliana protein match is: response regulator 12 (TAIR:AT2G25180.1); Has 117582 Blast hits to 116317 proteins in 3081 species: Archae - 744; Bacteria - 104604; Metazoa - 49; Fungi - 620; Plants - 2843; Viruses - 4; Other Eukaryotes - 8718 (source: NCBI BLink).), giving the protein MTMEQEIEVLDQFPVGMRVLAVDDDQTCLRILQTLLQRCQYHVTTTNQAQTALELLRENKNKFDLVISDVDMPDMDGFKLLELVGLEMDLPVIMLSAHSDPKYVMKGVKHGACDYLLKPVRIEELKNIWQHVVRKSKLKKNKSNVSNGSGNCDKANRKRKEQYEEEEEEERGNDNDDPTAQKKPRVLWTHELHNKFLAAVDHLGVERAVPKKILDLMNVDKLTRENVASHLQKFRVALKKVSDDAIQQANRAAIDSHFMQMNSQKGLGGFYHHHRGIPVGSGQFHGGTTMMRHYSSNRNLGRLNSLGAGMFQPVSSSFPRNHNDGGNILQGLPLEELQINNNINRAFPSFTSQQNSPMVAPSNLLLLEGNPQSSSLPSNPGFSPHFEISKRLEHWSNAALSTNIPQSDVHSKPDTLEWNAFCDSASPLVNPNLDTNPASLCRNTGFGSTNAAQTDFFYPLQMNQQPANNSGPVTEAQLFRSSNPNEGLLMGQQKLQSGLMASDAGSLDDIVNSLMTQEQSQSDFSEGDWDLDGLAHSEHAYEKLHFPFSLSA; this is encoded by the exons ATGACTATGGAGCAAGAAATTGAAGTCTTGGACCAGTTTCCGGTTGGGATGAGAGTTCTTGCTGTTGACGATGACCAGACTTGTCTCCGTATTCTCCAGACTTTGCTTCAGCGCTGCCAATATCACG TTACAACAACGAATCAGGCACAGACCGCATTGGAGTTGTTGAGGGAGAACAAGAATAAGTTTGATCTTGTTATTAGCGATGTCGACATGCCAGACATGGATGGTTTCAAGCTGCTTGAGCTTGTTGGTCTTGAAATGGACTTACCTGTCATAA TGTTATCTGCGCATAGCGATCCAAAGTATGTGATGAAAGGAGTCAAGCACGGTGCCTGTGATTATCTGCTTAAACCGGTTCGAATTGAGGAGCTTAAGAACATATGGCAACATGTTGTGAGAAAGAGCAAACTTAAGAAGAATAAGAGCAATGTGAGTAATGGTTCAGGAAACTGTGATAAAGCAAACAGAAAACGTAAAGAACAGTatgaagaggaggaagaggaagaaagagggAATGATAATGATGATCCAACGGCGCAGAAGAAGCCTCGTGTTCTTTGGACGCATGAGCTGCACAATAAATTCCTAGCAGCTGTTGATCATTTAGGCGTTGAGA GAGCTGTTCCAAAAAAGATTCTAGATCTGATGAATGTTGACAAACTCACTAGAGAGAATGTTGCAAGCCACCTTCAG AAATTCCGCGTTGCTCTGAAGAAGGTGTCTGATGACGCCATTCAACAAGCTAACAGGGCGGCTATTGACTCACATTTTATGCAAATGAATTCTCAGAAAGGACTTGGTGGCTtctaccaccaccaccgcgGAATACCTGTTGGATCCGGTCAGTTCCATGGTGGAACCACAATGATGAGGCATTACTCTTCAAATAGGAATCTTGGTCGTCTGAATTCCCTTGGAGCAGGAATGTTCCAACCAGTCTCATCATCGTTTCCTCGTAACCATAATGATGGAGGAAACATACTTCAGGGTTTGCCGCTAGAAGAGCTTCagatcaacaacaacatcaacaggGCTTTTCCAAGCTTTACTTCACAACAAAACTCTCCAATGGTAGCTCCCAGTAATCTGTTACTTCTCGAGGGTAACCCGCAGTCATCATCTTTACCCTCAAACCCGGGTTTTTCTCCTCATTTCGAGATCAGCAAGCGTCTAGAACATTGGTCAAACGCTGCATTGTCAACCAACATTCCACAGAGTGATGTTCATTCAAAACCTGACACCTTGGAATGGAATGCGTTCTGCGACTCAGCTAGTCCGCTAGTAAACCCAAACCTGGATACAAATCCGGCATCTCTCTGCAGAAACACGGGTTTTGGATCCACAAATGCTGCACAAACAGACTTCTTTTATCCATTACAGATGAATCAGCAGCCTGCAAACAACTCAGGTCCAGTGACAGAAGCTCAACTGTTTAGAAGTAGCAATCCAAACGAAGGTTTACTCATGGGACAACAGAAGCTTCAGAGTGGTTTGATGGCTTCTGATGCTGGTTCCTTAGATGATATAGTCAATTCCTTAATGACACAG GAACAGAGCCAATCTGATTTCTCGGAAGGTGATTGGGATTTGGATGGTTTAGCTCACTCGGAACATGCATACGAGAAACTCcattttcccttttctttgtCAGCTTGA
- a CDS encoding Mitochondrial glycoprotein family protein (Mitochondrial glycoprotein family protein; FUNCTIONS IN: molecular_function unknown; INVOLVED IN: biological_process unknown; LOCATED IN: mitochondrion, mitochondrial matrix; EXPRESSED IN: 22 plant structures; EXPRESSED DURING: 13 growth stages; CONTAINS InterPro DOMAIN/s: Mitochondrial glycoprotein (InterPro:IPR003428); BEST Arabidopsis thaliana protein match is: Mitochondrial glycoprotein family protein (TAIR:AT1G80720.1); Has 30201 Blast hits to 17322 proteins in 780 species: Archae - 12; Bacteria - 1396; Metazoa - 17338; Fungi - 3422; Plants - 5037; Viruses - 0; Other Eukaryotes - 2996 (source: NCBI BLink).), whose product MALLLRTLQKSRISPSHSSRTLISWVRCKSLLPNHQSRDVTTSPAKSPFRSNILRIIRNEIEYQSDYAPPHQPATEFKSFSVEDCPGEQCIVMKGKFGEDEDIKMEATMFDGFMNVPRAGLDASGHDVRLHISLLVDISKVDGSEEIEFLCSVWPNRIEIRKLYKLRRNKITGQPYMGPNFGNLKYDFQTAIREFLRVRGIDAELCFFLHEYMMNKDRIELIQWLRKLNSFISQ is encoded by the exons ATGGCTCTTCTGCTCCGTACTCTTCAAAAATCACGCATTTCTCCTTCTCattcctcaagaaccctaatttcttgGGTTCGATGCAAATCTCTCTTGCCAAATCACCAATCACGAGACGTCACCACATCGCCAGCTAAATCACCCTTCCGGTCCAACATTCTTCGAATCATAAGAAACGAGATCGAGTATCAATCCGATTATGCTCCTCCGCATCAG CCAGCGACTGAATTCAAATCGTTCTCTGTGGAGGATTGTCCCGGTGAGCAATGCATTGTGATGAAAGGGAAGTTTGGAGAAGATGAGGATATCAAAATGGAAGCAACTATGTTTGATGGGTTTATGAATGTTCCAAGAGCCGGTTTAGATGCTTCAGGGCACGATGTCCGTCTTCATATTAGCTTGCTTGTTGACATTTCCAAGGTTGATGGAAGTGAAGAGATCGAGTTCCTTTGCTCCGTCTGGCCTAACCGTATTGAAATTCGAAAGCTTTACAAGCTTAGACGCAACAAAATCACTGGTCAGCCTTACATGGGACCTAATTTTGG GAATTTGAAGTATGATTTTCAGACAGCGATTCGGGAGTTTTTACGAGTAAGAGGAATCGACGCAgagctttgttttttcttgcatGAATATATGATGAATAAGGATAGGATTGAGCTCATTCAATGGTTGAGAAAGCTAAATTCATTCATCTCACAATAA
- the CYP82C4 gene encoding cytochrome P450, family 82, subfamily C, polypeptide 4 (''cytochrome P450, family 82, subfamily C, polypeptide 4'' (CYP82C4); FUNCTIONS IN: electron carrier activity, monooxygenase activity, iron ion binding, oxygen binding, heme binding; INVOLVED IN: oxidation reduction; LOCATED IN: endomembrane system; EXPRESSED IN: root; CONTAINS InterPro DOMAIN/s: Cytochrome P450 (InterPro:IPR001128), Cytochrome P450, E-class, group I (InterPro:IPR002401), Cytochrome P450, conserved site (InterPro:IPR017972); BEST Arabidopsis thaliana protein match is: cytochrome P450, family 82, subfamily C, polypeptide 2 (TAIR:AT4G31970.1); Has 33616 Blast hits to 33393 proteins in 1726 species: Archae - 49; Bacteria - 3806; Metazoa - 11816; Fungi - 7242; Plants - 9457; Viruses - 3; Other Eukaryotes - 1243 (source: NCBI BLink).) produces the protein MDTSLFSLFVPILVFVFIALFKKSKKPKYVKAPAPSGAWPIIGHLHLLGGKEQLLYRTLGKMADHYGPAMSLQLGSNEAFVVSSFEVAKDCFTVNDKALASRPMTAAAKHMGYNFAVFGFAPYSAFWREMRKIATIELLSNRRLQMLKHVRVSEITMGVKDLYSLWFKNGGTKPVMVDLKSWLEDMTLNMIVRMVAGKRYFGGGGSVSSEDTEEAMQCKKAIAKFFHLIGIFTVSDAFPTLSFFDLQGHEKEMKQTGSELDVILERWIENHRQQRKFSGTKENDSDFIDVMMSLAEQGKLSHLQYDANTSIKSTCLALILGGSDTSASTLTWAISLLLNNKEMLKKAQDEIDIHVGRDRNVEDSDIENLVYLQAIIKETLRLYPAGPLLGPREAMEDCTVAGYYVPCGTRLIVNVWKIQRDPKVYMEPNEFRPERFITGEAKEFDVRGQNFELMPFGSGRRSCPGSSLAMQVLHLGLARFLHSFDVKTVMDMPVDMSENPGLTIPKATPLEVLISPRIKEELFV, from the exons ATGGATACTtccctcttttctttgtttgttccaatccttgttttcgtttttatcgctcttttcaagaaatcaaagaaaccaaaatatgtaaaagCTCCTGCACCAAGTGGTGCATGGCCCATCATCGGCCATCTTCACCTTCTCGGTGGCAAGGAACAGCTTCTCTACCGAACCTTAGGAAAAATGGCTGACCACTACGGTCCAGCCATGTCGCTACAACTTGGGAGCAATGAAGCATTTGTTGTGAGCAGTTTTGAGGTGGCTAAAGATTGTTTTACTGTGAACGACAAGGCCTTGGCTTCACGTCCTATGACTGCAGCTGCAAAGCACATGGGTTACAATTTTGCTGTTTTCGGGTTTGCCCCTTATAGCGCTTTCTGGCGTGAGATGCGTAAAATCGCAACCATCGAGCTTCTTTCTAACCGGCGGCTTCAGATGCTCAAGCACGTTCGTGTTTCTGAGATCACAATGG GTGTGAAAGATTTGTATTCCTTGTGGTTCAAGAATGGCGGTACAAAACCAGTAATGGTTGATCTAAAGAGCTGGTTAGAGGACATGACTCTGAACATGATCGTGAGAATGGTGGCAGGAAAACGATACTTTGGAGGCGGAGGCTCAGTATCGTCGGAGGATACTGAAGAGGCAATGCAATGCAAAAAGGCCATCGCAAAGTTCTTTCACCTCATCGGTATATTCACTGTGTCAGATGCTTTTCCGACACTAAGTTTTTTTGATTTGCAAGGACAtgagaaggagatgaagcaAACGGGAAGCGAATTAGATGTGATCCTTGAAAGATGGATTGAAAACCATCGACAACAACGCAAATTTTCAGGAACGAAAGAGAATGATTCAGACTTCATCGACGTTATGATGTCGCTTGCGGAACAAGGAAAACTCTCGCATCTCCAGTATGATGCAAATACTAGCATCAAATCTACCTGCCTG GCACTGATTCTTGGAGGAAGTGACACTTCAGCATCAACCCTTACATGGgccatttctcttcttctaaacaataaagaaatgttaaagaaaGCACAAGATGAGATCGACATCCACGTCGGCAGAGACAGGAACGTCGAGGATTCAGACATAGAAAATTTGGTGTATCTTCAAGCAATTATCAAAGAAACATTGAGATTGTATCCAGCTGGTCCTCTCTTAGGCCCTCGAGAGGCGATGGAAGATTGCACGGTCGCTGGTTACTACGTTCCGTGCGGCACAAGACTCATAGTGAACGTATGGAAAATCCAAAGAGATCCGAAAGTTTATATGGAACCAAACGAGTTCAGACCAGAGAGGTTCATTACAGGAGAAGCAAAAGAGTTTGATGTGAGAGGACAAAACTTTGAGCTGATGCCATTTGGTTCAGGAAGAAGATCATGCCCAGGCTCTTCATTGGCCATGCAAGTGCTTCATTTAGGTCTTGCTCGTTTCCTTCATTCATTTGACGTGAAAACTGTTATGGATATGCCTGTTGATATGAGTGAGAACCCTGGCTTAACCATTCCTAAAGCCACGCCTCTTGAGGTTCTGATCAGTCCACGTATTAAGGAAGAACTTTTTGTGTGA